The window TGATTCTGGGGTGCTCATTCGCTCTCAAGGGAACTGGATGCTATGATCAGATTCAAAATACTCTTGCCGCCGGTGCCGCGACACACCTCATTTTAATATGGGGACCCCTGGCAGGACTTTTCTTAAAACCCAACAAGGCTGAAGACAGTAATTAGAAATATACTGGTCGTTTCTCCAAGGTGACTATTTGGCTGAGTGGCGTTGACTCTAGTTTCAGGGCTACTTATTCAATTCTTCCTGTAAACTTAACTTCAGCTCTCTCACCTTATCGGAAAGTAAGATATCTTCCTGGCGCGTCAGGTTGCCGGCCGTTTTAAAGAGCAGGGCTTCCAGAATGCCAATACTGATTCTTGCTGCTTCAAGATTCTTCTCTGGTTTGCCTGTCAGAGGATTGGGTGTTTTACCCAACTGAGACCAGGCTCCAGTACTTAGCTGGTTCACCAGCAAAGAAAACAGTTCATTGGGGTTAATCTTGGTGTTTGGCATTATCTCTCTCACATTCTCATTTTAAAATATCACTCAGGTCAATACTGTCATCATCACGCTCTACCACCAGAATCCCTGACATGGGCACAATGATATATTTTTCATCCTGATATTTAATATCGATGGCGAATTTTTTCAAATAGAGCGCATAGTCCCCCACTTCAATCTCCAGGGGAATATATTTTACCTTGCTTGCATCTGAAGCCTGCCAGACATCGTCTTCACCCTCTGTGCTGGCCAAGGGGGTTCCCGGCCCTACAGCCACCACATAGCCCCCCTGAACGGACTCCTTCTCTGTAACCGTTGGCGGCAAATACAGACCTGACGAGGTGCGGTCCTGACCTGAATCGGGGTAAATCAGAACCCGATCGCCAATTACTTTGATTTTATCTAAATTTTTTGCCATATGAATTCCATGCTCCTTTGACCCCATAAACTAACAAATCTCTTCTCCATTGGCGTTAAACTTTTCTTTCCTCTTAATTTTAAAGGAATCTCAACCCAACCCTTTCCAGAGAGATATACCTTTAAACTCGAATTTTACTATCAGCAAATGACAGGGGTATAAACCAAACGTGTTTATCCGTGGCAATCTGTGAAATCCGTGGTTCAACAGCTTTCTTGCCCTCCTGAACTTCTCGCAGGTATGTCGAATTTTCTTAACAACAGCACCTGCCTCGCTTAGCTTGAGGCGAAAATAAGAATACATATGATAGGGAGAGATAAATGAGTACACAAGTAACTGGAGCAGAAAACGTTCGCTGGGATTTAAGTGAACTTTTTTCGGGACTGGATGATCCAAAAATTGAAATCGTTTTAAATGAAAGCCGCCAACAGGCTGAACGCTTTGTCGAACAATACCGGAGCAAGTTGGGTGAGCTCACACCTGAAGCGCTGGCCGGTGCCTACAATGAGCTGGAGGCCATAAGTGGTCCCCT of the Candidatus Neomarinimicrobiota bacterium genome contains:
- a CDS encoding DUF1844 domain-containing protein; its protein translation is MPNTKINPNELFSLLVNQLSTGAWSQLGKTPNPLTGKPEKNLEAARISIGILEALLFKTAGNLTRQEDILLSDKVRELKLSLQEELNK
- a CDS encoding co-chaperone GroES — its product is MAKNLDKIKVIGDRVLIYPDSGQDRTSSGLYLPPTVTEKESVQGGYVVAVGPGTPLASTEGEDDVWQASDASKVKYIPLEIEVGDYALYLKKFAIDIKYQDEKYIIVPMSGILVVERDDDSIDLSDILK